The following is a genomic window from Pyxidicoccus trucidator.
CCCTGGCGGACCCGGGTTTTACGAAGCGGATGGAGAAGAGCGCGGCGGCAAGCGAGGCCGCGCTAGAGGAGCTGGAGCAGGCCATGGAGGCCGCTGACCGGACACAGAAGGTCAGCTCCAGCGTCCTGGACACGCCCCCGAAGCCCGTGATGGGCGAAGAGGGGCCCAAGCCCGAGTGACGGGCATGACGGAAGAAGGCAAGGATGGCTGCCGAAAGATTGCAGAAGTATCTGGCCCGCGCGGGAGTGGCTTCGCGCCGGCACGCAGAAGAGCTCATCACCGCAGGCCGTGTGACGGTGAACAACGAGACGGTGACGGAGCTGGGCAGCCGGGTAGAGCCGGGAACGGACCTGGTCGCGGTGGACGGGACGCTGGTGACGCCGCCGGACACGTCCTCCTACTACCTGCTCTACAAGCCGATTGGCGTCGTGACGACGCTGTCGGATCCGCAGGGCCGGCCCACGGTGGGCAACTACGTGGAAGAGACGGGCAAGCGCCTGTTCCCCGTGGGACGGCTGGACTACGACGCCGAGGGCGCGCTGCTGTTCACGGATGATGGGGCGCTGGCGCACAAGCTGACGCACCCCAGCTTCCAGGTGCCGCGCATGTACCTGGCGAAGGTGAAGGGCGTCCCGGATGCGGCCACGCTGGACAAGCTGCGCGGCGGTGTGCGGCTGGAGGACGGCATGGCCACGCCGCTGTCCGTGGACGTGTTCGAGGCGGCCGAGCGGAACACGTGGCTGAAGATTGTCGTGGCGGAAGGGCGGCCGCACCTCATCAAGCGCCTGTGCGCGGCGGTGGGCCACCCGGTGGTGCGCCTGTTCCGGCCGGCCTACGCGGGCATCGGCGTGGAGGGAATGCGGCCGGGTGAGCTGCGCGCGCTGAAGAAGTCCGAGGTGGAGCAGCTGGGCGCGGTGTCCGAGGGACGCGCGCAGCCCGCGGCGGTGGAGCTGAAGCTGCCTCCGCGCCGGCATGGCCGCGCGGCTCCGGGCTTCGACGGGGACGAGGACGAGCTGTCGATGGACGATGAGGCGCCCGCGCCTCGCAAGGCGTCGAAGACCATGGTGGTCGCGGCCAAGGCCGCTCGCGCGATGGATTCGCGTCCCGAGAAGCGCGAGCGGAAGCCCGCTGCCGAGGGTGGCACGGGCAAGGCCCGCGTCGGCCGCACTGGCAGTGGGGACGAGGCGCGTCCTCCGCGCAAGGCGTGGGGCGGTGGCGACGCGGACGGTGCTCCTCGGGGCCGTGCCGCTGGCGCCGGTCGTCCGGTGCGCAAGGAGTGGGGCGCCGGTGGCGAAGACAAGCCGCGTCGCAGTTTCGGTGCGGGTGGCGAGGACAAGCCTCGTGGCCGCAGCTTCGGTGCGGGTCGCCCGGAGCGTAGCGCTGGCGGTGAGGACAAGCCGCGTCGCAGCTTCGGTGCGGGTGGCGAGGACAAGCCTCGTGGCCGCAGCTTCGGTGCGGGTCGCCCGGAGCGTAGCGCTGGCGGTGAGGACAAGCCGCGTGGCCGCTTCGGTGCGGGTGGCGAGGACAAGCCGCGTCGCAGTTTCGGTGCGAGTGGTGAGGACAAGCCGCGTGGCCGCTTCGGCGCTGGCGGCGAGGACAAGCCTCGTGGCCGCAGCTTCGGTGCGGGTGGCGAGGACAAGCCGCGTGGCCGCTTCGGCGCCGGTGGTGACGACAAGCCTCGTGGCCGTAGCTTTGGCGCCGGTGGCGAGGACAAGCCGCGTGGTCGCTTCGGCGCGGGTGGTGACGACAAGCCGCGTGGCCGTAGCTTCGGTGCCGGTGGTGACGACAAGCCGCGTGGCCGCAGCTTCGGCGCGGGTGGTGACGACAAGCCGCGTGGCCGTAGCTTCGGTGCGGGTCGTCCGGAGCGTAGCGCTGGCGGTGAGGACAAGCCGCGTGGCCGTAGCTCCGGCGCGGGTGGCGAGGACACGTCGCGTGGCCGTGGCTACGCCTCGGTGGAGCGTGGCGCTGCTGCAAGCCGTCCGGTGCGCAAGACGTGGGGCGCCGGTGGCGATGAGGGCGCGGCACCTCGGGGCGAGGGCCGTCCGGTGCGCAAGACGTGGGGCGCCGGTGGCGACGAGGGCGCAGCGCCCCGGAGCCGTGGCGCCGGTGGTGAGGACCGGCCGCGGGCCCGTAGCTTCGGTGCCGGTGCCGCCGGTCGTCCGGAGGGTGGCGCGGGTGGCGAGTCCCGGCCGCGTGCGCGTGGATATGGCGTCGGCGGGGCGGGTCGCCCCGAGCGTCGCGAGTCCGGCGCTGGCGCTGGCCGTCCGGAGCGGAGCGAAGGCCGCCCCGCGCGCAAGACCTGGGGTGGCGGTGACGAGGGCGGTGCCCCTCGCGGTGCCCGTCCCGAGCGTCGTGAATTCAGCCCCCGGGCTGGCGCTGCTGGCGGCCCCCGTGGCGCCGGGCGTCCCGAGCGTCGCGAGTTCAGCCCCCGGGCTGGCGCTTCAGGCGGCCCCCGTGGCGCCGGGCGTCCCGAGCGTCGCGAGTTCAGCCCCCGGGGTGGTGCTTCAGGCGGCCCCCGGGGTGCCGGGCGTCCCGAGCGTCGCGAGTTCAGCCCCCGGGGTGGAGCCTCGGGCGGGCCGCGTGGCGCGGGCCGTCCGGAGCGCCGGGAGTTCTCGCCGCGAGGCGCCGAGGGTGGTGCACCTCGGGGTCGCGGTGGCCCGGGTCGCCCCGGATTCGGCGCGGGTGCTCGGGGGGCAGGCAGCCGTCCCGAGCGCAAGGAGTGGAGCCCGACCGACGCGCGCGGCAACCCCAGTGAGCGGGTCGTCCGGGCAGGCGCTCGCCGTGGCCCCTCCGACGAGAGGGGCGAGGGCGGGAAGTCCGGGGGATTCAAGGAGCGGGGCGCGTCGCCTCGCTTCTCCAGTGGGGGACCTCGAGGGGGAGCAGGCCGGCCCCCTCCGCGGGGTCCCCGCCGTCCCCGCTGAAGTCACACCCGTTGGATTGGGCGGGCGGAGGGGCTCGTTGATATAACCGGCAGCGACTTTTCCACCGTTTCCCTAGCGGAGAACGATGCGATCCGGCGCGCGCCCCTACCTCCTCATCCTGGCACTGGTCCTCGGCTGCAATGGCAGCCGGGACCAGCTGCTCGCCGATCTCCAGAGTCCTCGCCCGGAGGTCCGTGCCCTCGCGGTGAAGAAGCTGGCCGACCAGGGCAATGCGGACGACCTCGTCCTCTTCACCCGCGCGGCCAAGGACCTGGCCGCCATCGTCCGCGCCGAGGCCGCCGTGGCGCTCGGCGAGAGCCAGGACCCCCGCGTGGTGGACCTGCTCGGTGAGCTGCTCGAGGACTCCGACGAGGACGTCCAGGGCCGCGCCGCCATGGCGCTCTCCAAGGTGAAGAACGACAAGGCCAAGGCTTACCTCACGCTCCAGTACGGGCGGCGGGGCCGCGCCACACGGCAGGTCATCGTCCAGGCACTGAAGAACGCCAACGTCCCCGGCGCCATGGCGGAGGTGGTCGCCGCCGAGGCCAAGGCCCAGTGGGACCGGAACCTCCTGGCCCTCACCGAGGGCGTGCTGCCCGAGCGCGTGGGCGCCGCCGAGGAGCTGGGCAAGAGCGGGCGTCCGGAGGCCGTGAACCGGCTGCTCCCGCTGGTGCGCGACAGCCAGGTCATCCTCGCCGCCGCCGCGGTGCGCGGCCTGGGTGACGCCGGAGACAAGCGGGCGGTGGGGCCCATCGCCCTGCTGCTGGACGAGAGCTTCCCGGAGCTGCGCGAGGCCGCCATCAGCGCGCTGATGAAGCTGCAGGACCCGGCCGTCGCGCCGCGCCTTCAGGCGGTGGCGGCGGAGAAGAGCGCGGTGAGCCCGCTGGCCATCGACGCCATCCTGGCCTTCCCCCGCTCGCCGCAGACGGATGCGGCCCTGTGCGCCGTCATCATGGACGGCGCTTCCTCCGAGGCGCTGGCCGCGGGCCGGAGCATGCGCTCGCGGGGCGGCTGCCCGGTGGACCCCATTGGAGAGCGGCTGGCGCGCCCAGCCACGGCCGCCAGCGGACTTCAGGCGGTGATGGGACTCGGACCCGCGGCGCTGCCGCTGCTGGGCCGGGTGACGCCGTGGTTGAACCAGCCTGACGCGTCGCTGCGGTTGCTCGCGGTCGAGGCGGTGGCCGCGGTGGGAGATGCCTCCGTCGTCCCCGCGCTGCAGAAGCTGTACGAGCAGGAGGTGCAGGGGCTGGCGTCCCTCCGCGCGGACTGGGTGACGCAGCCGCTGCCGGAGCGCTACGGCGAGGGCTTCGACCCGTCCGCCGCGTCCGCCGAGCCCCGTCACGTCCACGCCGCCGCCCCGGGTACCGAGGACCGGGCCGTGAAGCACGCGACGCTCCTGGAACGCGTCAAGGCGCTCAACGCGACGCGCGCGCGGGAGTCCGGCCAGACGATGGTGCAGCACCGCGTGCCCACCGAGCTGTACGACGACGTGGAGACGGAGCGCCTCGCGCCGCTGGCCACGCTGCTGCGCGCGCTGGGGACCCTGAAGGCACCGGGCGCGTTGGAGCTGCTCAAGGGCTACACCCAGGATTCGAGCGCTGCCCTTCGCGTGGCCTCGCTGGTGGGGCTGGCGCGGCTGGGGCCGGAGGGCGTCGCGGTGGCGAAGACGGGGCTGCTGGAGCCCGAGCGCGACCTGCAGAAGACGCTGGCCCAGGCGCTGGCGGAGGCGGGTGAGGTGGGGCAGGCCGCGCTGGTGGAGCTGCTGCCGAAGATGGGCAGCGAGAAGCTGCTGGTGCTGGACGCGCTCACGCGCGGCGGGAGCGTGCCGGCCTCCGCGTCGGCCGTTCTCCAGACGGTGGTGCGAGAGGGGGGCCCGGAAGCGGCCTTCGCCGCGGCGCTGCTAGGCCGGATGCAGGCGAAGGACGCCGTGCCCACGCTCATCAAGGCGCTGGACGAGCCGAACAGTGTCGCGCGGCGGGACGTGCTGCTGGCGCTCGGGGCCATTGGCGACACGCAGGCCGCCGAGGTGGTGGCGCGAGACTTGTTCCACGACCTGCCGGAGATTCGCGCCGCCGCGGCTTCGGCGCTGAAGAAGATTGGCACCCCCGCGCAGGCCGAGTCGCTGGATGCGCTGAAGGGGGACTACTTCCGCACCGTGCGTGAGTCGGCGGGAGCGGCACTGACCCGGGATGGCACCGCCGCCGAGGGGGCCCGTTAATGGAGCTGCGCAAGCTCAAGGACAAGGCCACCGAAGCCTTCACCAAGGGCCGCTTCTCCAAAGCCGCGGAGCTGTACGAGGAGTACTGCCGGGCCGACCCGAAGGACCACCAGTCGCGCCTGCGCACGGGCGACGCGTGGGTCAAGGCGGGTCAACGCGACAGGGCCATCTCCGCGTACCAGTCCGCCGCCGAGGGCTTCGCGAAGGAGGGGTTCCTCCCGCGCGCCATTGCCGCGAGCAAGCTGATCCTGGAGTTGGACCCCGCGCACCGTGGCGTGCAGCAGATGCTCGCGGACCTGTACGCGCGGCGGGCGGCGCCGGCCGGGGCGAGGGCTCGTGGCCCCATGGGCAGCGCCTTCGCCGAGGCTCCGGCCCCGGAGCCCGTCGCGAAGTCCCGCCTGCCCGACGCGGTCCGGGCGGCCGTGGCGGAGATCAACCTGGATGTCGACGTCGAGCCTCCGGAGTCGCTGGTCGCCGGGGGTACGCCGGTGGACCTGTCCTCCGAGCTTCCCGCGGAGCTGTCGCTGTCCGTCGATGCGGCTCCGGGGGCTTCGGCGGGGGCGGAGGAGGAGGTCCTCCACTCCGTGAGCGTCGGGCTTTCGTACCTCGTGCCCGATGATGGGGCAGAGGCGCGCCCGGCGGCGCCGGAGGGTGATGAGCCCATTTTCATGGGCGTGGTCGTGGAAGAGGCGGAGCCCGTCGTGGAGGGCCAGGGGCTCTCAGAGGAGACGGACTCCAGCGCTCCGATGGCGGCTTCGGCGCCTGCCTCCGCGCCCGCCGAGGTACCGGTTCCCCCGGCGGTTGCGGCCCGCGCGCAGGAAACGGTCCGCGCGCAGGAGGCAGCCCGTCCCGCGTCGACCTCGTTGCCACCGGGCCTCCAGCCTCGCGCGTCGCAGCGGGTGGCCGTGCCGGCCGCGCTCCAGTCGCCTCCGCCTCCCGTCAACACGCCCCTGGCCGAGGCGCTGCCTCCGGTGCGGACGCCCAGCGGAAAGTGGCAGGCACTCTCGTCGCCCATCGCGGATTCAAGCGCCGCGGCCCCCCCGAGCTCCGCGACGCCTGTTCCCGCGGAGTCCGTGGCCCCCGCATCCTCTGCACCCCCGGGCCTGCGCCCCCGCCGCGCCGAGCCGCTGCCTCCCGCTGGCGCCACCGCGCTTCCGCTCCGCGAGCTGTCCCCGGAGCTCGGGGCGTCGCTTCGCGCCTCGGCGGTGTCCTCCTTCACGGAATTGGAGCTGGAGGGCGACTCGCTGCTGCACGCGGTGGAGCTCGCCGCCCAGGCGGGCTTGAGCCAGCGCGCCGCCATGTCCGCCTCGCCCGTCGCGGACGAGGAAGAGGTCTACAGCCTCACCGAGGAGGTCGCCTCCGACGGGCGCTCGGTGGAAGAGCTGCCCACCGTCCCGCTGTTCTCGGACCTGCCGCGCGACGCGTTCATCGAGCTCTTCGAGCGCTGCCCGCTGCGCCGCTTCGGCCCGGGGGAGCGCATCATCGAGCAGGGCTCTCACGGCGACGCCTTCTACGTCATCTGCGAAGGCACCGTGCGCGTCTTCCGGACGGAGGGCGGCCAGCGCCAGGACCTCGCCACGCTGGAGGGCGGCGCGTGCTTCGGTGAGATGGCGCTGCTGTCCGGCGCGGCGCGCACGGCCTCCGTCGAGGGTGCGTCCGAGGACACGCAGCTCCTGGAGATCTCCGCGCCGGTGCTCGCCGAGCTGTCCCGCAGCTACCCGCTGGTGGCCCAGGCCCTCAAGAAGTTCTGCCGGCAGCGGCTGCTGACCAACGTGATGAACACCTCGGCGCTGTTCCGGCCCTTCAACCGGAAGGACCGGCGCACGCTGGTGGAGCGCTTTCGCGCGCGCGACGTCGAGCGCGACGACGTCATCATCCGCGACGGCGACCAGACGGACGGCCTCTACGTGGTGCTGTCCGGCGAGGTCGAGGTGAGCAAGGACGGCCACCTGCTGACGCGGCTGAAGGAGGGTGACCTGTTCGGGGAGATCTCCCTGCTGCAGAAGACGCCCGCCACCGCGACGGTGTCGGCCGCCCGGCACACCACGCTGCTGCGGCTGCCGCGCGCGGACTTCGACGCGCTCATCTCCAGCCACCCTCAGATCCTGGTGCTCATCTCCGAGCTCAGCGACGAGCGCCTGCGCCGCACCCAGCGCGTGCTGGGCGAGGCCTCCGAGGGTGACCTGGCGGAGGGCGACGAGGATCTCATCCTGGTGTGAGGCGCAGGGCCTCCGGCGTCAGCGGACCTTCGCGAGGTAGTCGTCGCGAGTCACCAGGCCCCGCGTCTCCAGCAGCTCCAGCATCGCGCGCAGCGAGCGGGCCTGCTGCGCCACCATGCGCTCCAGGCTGGCCACCTGCTGCGAGAGGTCGTCGACGCGCTGGAGCAGCTCGCTCTCACGCGGCGCGGGCGTGGGGTGCGCCGTCGCGCGCCCGGTGACGATGAGGGGCTCCGACTCGGAGGGCGGGGCGAGCTCGAAGGTGGGCTCGTCCATGCCGAACGTGAGCGGGGTGGCCGTGGGAGAGGTGACTTCCCCATGGTAGTTGCGGCGGATGGCGCGCTCGATGGACGACGCGGCCGCGACGACCACTTGAATGCGCTGGCCGGTGTGGAAGGCCAGCTCCTGGAGGGACTCCACGTTGGTGGGGTCGGCCGTGGCGACGGTGAGCACCTTGTTGAGCGGGTCCGCGGCGGTGGGGAAGACGGTGTAGCGCTCGGCGATGTCCGCGCGGACCGCCTGGAGGGCCACGGGGGAGGGCGTGTGGGCCTCCAGGTCGACCGTGGGAATGGCGAGCTGCCGGGAGAGGGCGTGGACCATGGAGTTCTCGTCCACGAAGCCCATCTGCACCAGGGTGAGCCCCAGCTTGCCGCCCCACTTGCGTTGCTCCGCGAGGGCGGAGCGAAGCTCCGTCTCCGTCAGCAGGCCGGCGTCCATGAGAATCTCCCCGAGCCGGCGCTTGCGACCAGGGAGGGAAACAGGGGGCGGGGTAGGCGTACTCACGGCGGCGGAGCATACCAGTGGACGACGACGGGGAGCCCCAAAGGGTGAGGGTACGGCCGGGTAGGAGCATGAAGGCGGAACTTGCGATACAACTGCGGGTGAATGACACGGTGCCTCCTTCTGCCTCTCGTGCTGGTACTCGCCAGCGGTTGTGCGTCCCAGCGGCTGGCCGGCGCGGACCTGGACCGCGTGCGGCGGCCCGCCTTCATCTCCCGCATCGAGGAAGGCGCGGGGCCCAAGAGCCTCGTGTTCCGCGAAGACTCGGCGTACGGCGGCAAGCTCAAGAAGCTGGAGCCGGTGGAGGCGGACCGGCGGCTCACGGTGAAGCTGCAGCAGGCCGTGACGCGCTTTGAAATCTCCGAGCGCATCCGCGTCAACACGCTGACCCAGCTTCCGCGCGAGTACCCGTGGACGCGCGTGGTGGACCCGGCCCGCGTGGCCTCGGTCCTGGAGAGCTTCCTCGTGGAGGAGGTGCCCGCCAACGCGCCGGACTATGACCTGGTCACTCCGCTGGGCGCGGACACCATCGTCGAGTTCGTCGTCCAGGAGTACGGCATGCGCAGCCAGGACGGCCGCGCCGGCGCCTACGTGCGCGGGTACGGGCGCATGTTCACGCTGGATGGGCGCTCGGAGGTGTGGCGGCGCCCGTTCGAGGTGGACCAGGTGTCCGCGAAGGCCGAGCACCTGGACCCCTTCAAGGTGGGAAAGAACCCGGACCTGTTCCGCCAGGCGCTGACGAAGATGCTGGACGAGGTGGCCGAGGTCTTCGTGAAGGACCTCACCCCGAAGGACCGTCGGGGCGGCCCGCCGCTGCCGGACATGCCCACCACCGCCGCGCCGGACTCGGTGCCCGGCGTTGCCGACCAGCCCTCGCCGTCGCAGCCTCCCGAGCAGGAACTGCCCGCCGGGGAGCTGCCGGACCCGGACCCGGAGTAGCCCGCTTTCGCGCTCAGAACAGCGCGTGCTCCGCGAGGAGCACGGCCAGCCCGACGACGAAGCTGACCAGGGTGACGGGCACCCCCACGCGCAGGTAGGCGAGGAAGGTCATGTTCACCTTCCCGCGCGCGGCCTCGAAGACGATGAGGTTGGCCACGCTGCCCACCAGCGTGAGGTTGCCGGCCAGCGTGGAGCCCAGCGCGAGCACGTGCCAGCCCAGCTCGACGTTCTGCAGCGTGGGCACCCACGTGCGCGCGAGCATGACGAAGGGCACGTTGCTGAAGAGGTTGGACGCCACCAGCGTCAGCCCCGCGAAGCCGAGCGTCTCGCGCCAGGGCGGGCCGGCCATGAGGGGCGAGAACAGCGCGCGGATGTCCTCGGCCCAGCCGTGCTTGTTCACGCCGTAGACGACGACGAAGAGGCTGGCGAAGAAGAGGAGCAGCACCCAGTCCACGCGCTCCAGCGCCTCGCGCGGCTCGCGGCGGGACAGGGCCATGACCAGGGCGGCGCCGGCCAGGGCGCTCCAGCTCATGGGCAGGCCGGCGAAGAAGGCCGCCACGACTCCGACGAGCACGGCCAGGGTGAGTGCCAATAATCCCCGGTCCACCGGAGGCGGGGGAGGGTGCGCCTCGAAGCGCTTCGTGGGCAGGTCGTACCGGAAGATATAGACGAGCGCGCCGGTGACGATGGCGGTGGAGATCAGCGCAGGCAGGGCCATGTACGCGGCGAAGCTGGCGTAGGACAGGCCCGAGGCACCCTGGATGAGCATGTTCTGCGGGTTGCCGGTAAACGTCGCCACCGAGCCGCTGTTGCTGCCCATGCACACCGCGAGCAGGTAGGGAACGGGCGGCAGGCGCGCGTCCTCCACCGTGGCGAGCACCAGCGGCGTGAGCATCAGGCACACGGTGTCGTTGACGAGGAAGGCCGACAGCACCGCGGAGATGAAGGTGACGGCCACCAGCAACAGCCGGGGCGTGTGGGCCTTGCGCACGGCCCAGGCTCCGGCGGTGCGGAAGAAGGCCGCCTGCGACAGGTAGGCGGCCAGCAGCATCATCCCGAGCAGCAGGACGATGGTGTCCCCGTCGATGGCGTGCCGGGCGGAATTCTCGCTGTGGTTGAAGACCTCGGCGGGTGTGACGACGCCGAAGACCACCATGAGCACGGCGCCGAGCAGCGCGCCGCCGGGCCGGTCCAGCTTCAGGAACGGAAGACGGGCCCCGGCGATGAAGACGTAGGTAAACAGGAAGATAGCGAGGGCCACGGGCGCGGCACCCTATCCGAGAGTCCGCCGCCGCGCCGCATCCATCAATTGCATGGGATGTCGTGGAGGTGTCGTGCGAATGCCAGGCAGGCTGTCGCGGCGGTGTTGCCCGGTTGTCTCGCGCGGCTCCCCGAGGGAGCGCCCCGTGGCACGGGCATCGCCTGCGGACCCATGGAATCTGGGGGGTTGCGACGACGGCGCCATGCGGGTCGGTCGAATGCGCTCAAGAAAGCCCGGTGGTCCAGTGCTTGCTCATGCTCACGAACGAAGCCCTCGGTCGTGGGGGCCTGTTCTCGGAGGCGGAAACGTCATGACGCTGCTGGACTATCTCATCGAGGTTTCGCAGGACCCCATGAAGGAAGAGATGTTCAAGAAGTTCCGCGCCCATGCACTCGAGAATGTGGCGCTTGCTTCCGAGGACAAGCAGTTGTTGCTCGACAACAACTGGAAGGCCATCTCGCAGAAGCTCGGCAACAAGGTGTTGATCATCATCTACGAAAATCTGCGGGTGACGCTCCCCGAGTTCATCAACGCCCTAGCCCGGAGCGAGCAGTTGAAGGCGAGCTTCATGGCGGACTCCAGTGCCTTTCTCAAGTCCGTGGACTTGGAGGCCCACGATAGGGAGCTGCTGACCCGAGGCATCATCACCGAGGTCGAAAACGCGCTCGGCAGGCAGTTGGAGGGTCCGCTGCTCGTCGCCTTCCAGAAGGGCGGCAACTCCCAGGGTTCCGGCGCCTGAGCGAGCGACCATGATCGCCAACCCGACTTCGCATTCAACTCCTGGGGGAAGGCTGGTGGTGGTGGGGACCGGGATCCGGACCGGTGCTCACCTGACCCCCGAAGCCGCCTACTGGGTCCGGTGCGCCGACAAGGTGTTCCATGTCGTGTGCGATCCAGTGAGCGAGGCACTGCTCCGGGAGCTCAATCCGCGAGCGGAGTCGCTCGTGGGGCTCTATGCCGAGGGCAAGAGCCGCCTGGAGACCTACCGGGCGATGATCCAGCGCACCGTGGCAGCCGTGGAGGAGGGGTTGCTGGTGTGCCTTGCGGCCTACGGGCACCCAGGCGTGTTCGCCTGGCCGACGCACGAGTCCATCCGACTCGCTCGTGCGAAGGGGTACGAGGCCACCATGCTGCCAGGCATCTCCACCGAGGACTGCCTGTTCGCGGACCTCGGGGTGGACCCCGCGACCCACGGATGTCAGAGCTACGAAGCGACGGACTTCCTCCTTCGCCGACGCCGGTTCGATCCATCCGTGCCGCTCGTCCTGTGGCAGGTCCACATGATTGGCGAGCGGAATTTCCGCCCCGAGGGTTGTGACCGCGCACGCATCCAGATCCTCGCGGAGGTCCTTGGAAGCCACTACGGCACGAGCCATGAGGTGGTCTGCTACCAGAGCCCCCAGCTGCCCATCCAGGAGCCCA
Proteins encoded in this region:
- a CDS encoding pseudouridine synthase gives rise to the protein MAAERLQKYLARAGVASRRHAEELITAGRVTVNNETVTELGSRVEPGTDLVAVDGTLVTPPDTSSYYLLYKPIGVVTTLSDPQGRPTVGNYVEETGKRLFPVGRLDYDAEGALLFTDDGALAHKLTHPSFQVPRMYLAKVKGVPDAATLDKLRGGVRLEDGMATPLSVDVFEAAERNTWLKIVVAEGRPHLIKRLCAAVGHPVVRLFRPAYAGIGVEGMRPGELRALKKSEVEQLGAVSEGRAQPAAVELKLPPRRHGRAAPGFDGDEDELSMDDEAPAPRKASKTMVVAAKAARAMDSRPEKRERKPAAEGGTGKARVGRTGSGDEARPPRKAWGGGDADGAPRGRAAGAGRPVRKEWGAGGEDKPRRSFGAGGEDKPRGRSFGAGRPERSAGGEDKPRRSFGAGGEDKPRGRSFGAGRPERSAGGEDKPRGRFGAGGEDKPRRSFGASGEDKPRGRFGAGGEDKPRGRSFGAGGEDKPRGRFGAGGDDKPRGRSFGAGGEDKPRGRFGAGGDDKPRGRSFGAGGDDKPRGRSFGAGGDDKPRGRSFGAGRPERSAGGEDKPRGRSSGAGGEDTSRGRGYASVERGAAASRPVRKTWGAGGDEGAAPRGEGRPVRKTWGAGGDEGAAPRSRGAGGEDRPRARSFGAGAAGRPEGGAGGESRPRARGYGVGGAGRPERRESGAGAGRPERSEGRPARKTWGGGDEGGAPRGARPERREFSPRAGAAGGPRGAGRPERREFSPRAGASGGPRGAGRPERREFSPRGGASGGPRGAGRPERREFSPRGGASGGPRGAGRPERREFSPRGAEGGAPRGRGGPGRPGFGAGARGAGSRPERKEWSPTDARGNPSERVVRAGARRGPSDERGEGGKSGGFKERGASPRFSSGGPRGGAGRPPPRGPRRPR
- a CDS encoding HEAT repeat domain-containing protein; this encodes MRSGARPYLLILALVLGCNGSRDQLLADLQSPRPEVRALAVKKLADQGNADDLVLFTRAAKDLAAIVRAEAAVALGESQDPRVVDLLGELLEDSDEDVQGRAAMALSKVKNDKAKAYLTLQYGRRGRATRQVIVQALKNANVPGAMAEVVAAEAKAQWDRNLLALTEGVLPERVGAAEELGKSGRPEAVNRLLPLVRDSQVILAAAAVRGLGDAGDKRAVGPIALLLDESFPELREAAISALMKLQDPAVAPRLQAVAAEKSAVSPLAIDAILAFPRSPQTDAALCAVIMDGASSEALAAGRSMRSRGGCPVDPIGERLARPATAASGLQAVMGLGPAALPLLGRVTPWLNQPDASLRLLAVEAVAAVGDASVVPALQKLYEQEVQGLASLRADWVTQPLPERYGEGFDPSAASAEPRHVHAAAPGTEDRAVKHATLLERVKALNATRARESGQTMVQHRVPTELYDDVETERLAPLATLLRALGTLKAPGALELLKGYTQDSSAALRVASLVGLARLGPEGVAVAKTGLLEPERDLQKTLAQALAEAGEVGQAALVELLPKMGSEKLLVLDALTRGGSVPASASAVLQTVVREGGPEAAFAAALLGRMQAKDAVPTLIKALDEPNSVARRDVLLALGAIGDTQAAEVVARDLFHDLPEIRAAAASALKKIGTPAQAESLDALKGDYFRTVRESAGAALTRDGTAAEGAR
- a CDS encoding cyclic nucleotide-binding domain-containing protein, which translates into the protein MELRKLKDKATEAFTKGRFSKAAELYEEYCRADPKDHQSRLRTGDAWVKAGQRDRAISAYQSAAEGFAKEGFLPRAIAASKLILELDPAHRGVQQMLADLYARRAAPAGARARGPMGSAFAEAPAPEPVAKSRLPDAVRAAVAEINLDVDVEPPESLVAGGTPVDLSSELPAELSLSVDAAPGASAGAEEEVLHSVSVGLSYLVPDDGAEARPAAPEGDEPIFMGVVVEEAEPVVEGQGLSEETDSSAPMAASAPASAPAEVPVPPAVAARAQETVRAQEAARPASTSLPPGLQPRASQRVAVPAALQSPPPPVNTPLAEALPPVRTPSGKWQALSSPIADSSAAAPPSSATPVPAESVAPASSAPPGLRPRRAEPLPPAGATALPLRELSPELGASLRASAVSSFTELELEGDSLLHAVELAAQAGLSQRAAMSASPVADEEEVYSLTEEVASDGRSVEELPTVPLFSDLPRDAFIELFERCPLRRFGPGERIIEQGSHGDAFYVICEGTVRVFRTEGGQRQDLATLEGGACFGEMALLSGAARTASVEGASEDTQLLEISAPVLAELSRSYPLVAQALKKFCRQRLLTNVMNTSALFRPFNRKDRRTLVERFRARDVERDDVIIRDGDQTDGLYVVLSGEVEVSKDGHLLTRLKEGDLFGEISLLQKTPATATVSAARHTTLLRLPRADFDALISSHPQILVLISELSDERLRRTQRVLGEASEGDLAEGDEDLILV
- a CDS encoding general secretion pathway protein GspE, which encodes MDAGLLTETELRSALAEQRKWGGKLGLTLVQMGFVDENSMVHALSRQLAIPTVDLEAHTPSPVALQAVRADIAERYTVFPTAADPLNKVLTVATADPTNVESLQELAFHTGQRIQVVVAAASSIERAIRRNYHGEVTSPTATPLTFGMDEPTFELAPPSESEPLIVTGRATAHPTPAPRESELLQRVDDLSQQVASLERMVAQQARSLRAMLELLETRGLVTRDDYLAKVR
- a CDS encoding SLC13 family permease, translated to MALAIFLFTYVFIAGARLPFLKLDRPGGALLGAVLMVVFGVVTPAEVFNHSENSARHAIDGDTIVLLLGMMLLAAYLSQAAFFRTAGAWAVRKAHTPRLLLVAVTFISAVLSAFLVNDTVCLMLTPLVLATVEDARLPPVPYLLAVCMGSNSGSVATFTGNPQNMLIQGASGLSYASFAAYMALPALISTAIVTGALVYIFRYDLPTKRFEAHPPPPPVDRGLLALTLAVLVGVVAAFFAGLPMSWSALAGAALVMALSRREPREALERVDWVLLLFFASLFVVVYGVNKHGWAEDIRALFSPLMAGPPWRETLGFAGLTLVASNLFSNVPFVMLARTWVPTLQNVELGWHVLALGSTLAGNLTLVGSVANLIVFEAARGKVNMTFLAYLRVGVPVTLVSFVVGLAVLLAEHALF
- a CDS encoding SAM-dependent methyltransferase, with product MIANPTSHSTPGGRLVVVGTGIRTGAHLTPEAAYWVRCADKVFHVVCDPVSEALLRELNPRAESLVGLYAEGKSRLETYRAMIQRTVAAVEEGLLVCLAAYGHPGVFAWPTHESIRLARAKGYEATMLPGISTEDCLFADLGVDPATHGCQSYEATDFLLRRRRFDPSVPLVLWQVHMIGERNFRPEGCDRARIQILAEVLGSHYGTSHEVVCYQSPQLPIQEPTLTRVPLSDLGTHAELIWTLYVPPREQPNVDSEMVLRLGLSAALG